Proteins found in one Lycium ferocissimum isolate CSIRO_LF1 chromosome 6, AGI_CSIRO_Lferr_CH_V1, whole genome shotgun sequence genomic segment:
- the LOC132059295 gene encoding pentatricopeptide repeat-containing protein At1g20230 yields MNARQAQTLHLFDNTILTLITKSTTLSQTQQIHSHIIKTGHSNNTHITNKLLSLYTNYNSFTNAESLLNSLPNPNIFSFKPLIHASSKSSLFNYTLVLFSRLLSVHILPDVHLLPSAIKACAGLSAFKIGKQVHGYGLITGLALDSFVEASLVHMYVKCNDLGCARKVFDKMLEPDVVSWSALVSGYAKQGDVLNAIMVFDQAGMLGIDPNSVSWNGLIAGFNQSGRYKDAVLMFRRMNSEGFRSDGTSISSVLPAISDWEDIKMGVQVHCHVIKMGFECDDCIISALIDMYGKCRCTSEMSRVFEGAEEMDLGAFNALVAGLSRNGLVEEAFKVFKKFKRKVKELNVVSWTSMISSCSQHGKDLDALEIFREMQLAMVKPNSVTISCLLPACGNIAALIHGKATHCFSLRNCFSDDVYVGSALIDMYANCGRIDFSRIIFDRMPVRNLVCWNAMTGGYAMHGKAKEAIEIFDLIQRSGQKPDYISFTSVLSACSQAGLTEQGQHYFDSMSRVHGLEARVEHYACMVSLLGRAGKLKEAYNMISTMPIEPDGCVWGALLSSCRTHRNLSLGEIAANKLFELEPKNPGNYILLSNIYASNNRWNEVDRVRDMMKNMGLSKNPGCSWIEIKNKVHMLLAGDELHPQMPQIMEKLRKLSMDMKNSGVSHDTEFVLQDVEEQDKELILCGHSEKLAVVLGILNTNPGTPLRVIKNLRICGDCHVFIKFTSSFEGREIYVRDANRFHHFYEGVCSCGDYW; encoded by the coding sequence ATGAATGCAAGGCAAGCTCAAACTCTGCATTTATTTGATAACACCATTCTAACCCTCATTACAAAATCAACCACTCTTTCCCAAACACAACAAATTCACTCTCATATCATCAAAACTGGCCATTCCAATAATACCCATATCACCAACAAACTCTTATCCCTTTACACCAACTACAATTCCTTTACAAATGCAGAATCTTtactcaattcacttccaaacCCAAATATCTTCTCTTTTAAACCCCTCATTCATGCTTCCTCAAAATCGAGTCTTTTTAATTACAcacttgttttattttcaagattattaTCTGTACACATTTTACCTGATGTACATTTACTTCCTAGTGCTATTAAAGCTTGTGCTGGATTATCAGCATTTAAAATTGGGAAACAAGTACATGGGTATGGTTTAATAACTGGGTTAGCGTTAGATTCGTTTGTTGAAGCTTCTTTAGTTCATATGTATGTGAAATGTAATGATTTGGGATGTGCACGtaaggtgtttgataaaatgcttgaACCAGATGTGGTTTCTTGGAGTGCTTTGGTTTCTGGCTATGCGAAACAAGGGGATGTTTTAAATGCTATAATGGTGTTTGATCAAGCTGGGATGTTGGGTATTGACCCGAATTCTGTTTCGTGGAACGGGTTGATCGCGGGGTTTAATCAGAGTGGACGTTATAAAGACGCGGTTTTGATGTTTCGTAGGATGAATTCGGAAGGGTTTAGGAGTGACGGGACGAGTATTTCGAGTGTTCTTCCTGCAATAAGTGACTGGGAGGATATCAAGATGGGTGTTCAAGTTCATTGTCATGTGATTAAAATGGGGTTTGAATGTGATGATTGTATTATTAGCGCGTTAATTGATATGTATGGAAAGTGTAGGTGTACTTCGGAGATGTCACGAGTCTTTGAAGGAGCAGAGGAAATGGATTTGGGTGCTTTTAATGCTTTGGTAGCTGGGCTCTCGAGGAACGGTCTTGTTGAAGAGGCTTTCAAAGTGTTTAAAAAGTTTAAACGCAAAGTGAAGGAATTGAATGTGGTCTCGTGGACTTCGATGATTTCTTCCTGCTCGCAGCATGGGAAAGACCTTGACGCGCTAGAGATTTTCAGAGAAATGCAGTTGGCTATGGTAAAGCCGAACTCTGTAACGATTTCTTGTTTGCTTCCCGCCTGTGGAAATATCGCAGCACTAATACATGGAAAGGCAACACATTGCTTCTCTTTGAGAAATTGTTTTTCAGATGATGTTTATGTCGGTAGTGCATTAATAGATATGTACGCCAATTGTGGAAGAATTGATTTCTCTCGCATTATTTTTGACAGGATGCCAGTACGTAATTTGGTTTGTTGGAATGCAATGACTGGCGGATACGCAATGCACGGAAAGGCTAAGGAGGCTATTGAAATCTTTGACTTAATACAAAGAAGTGGACAGAAACCTGATTATATTAGTTTCACGAGTGTATTATCTGCATGCAGCCAAGCAGGCCTTACAGAACAAGGGCAACATTACTTCGATTCTATGTCTAGAGTTCATGGACTTGAGGCCAGAGTGGAGCACTATGCTTGTATGGTGAGCCTTCTTGGTCGTGCCGGAAAGCTCAAAGAAGCCTATAACATGATTTCCACAATGCCAATTGAACCAGATGGATGTGTCTGGGGTGCTTTACTAAGTTCTTGTAGAACACATCGTAATTTGAGTTTGGGCGAGATTGCTGCTAATAAACTCTTTGAGCTAGAACCTAAGAATCCTGGAAACTACATTCTATTATCCAATATTTATGCTTCTAACAACAGATGGAATGAAGTAGACAGGGTGAGGGACATGATGAAAAATATGGGCTTGAGTAAAAATCCTGGATGTAGTTGGATTGAAATTAAAAACAAAGTGCACATGCTATTAGCAGGAGATGAATTACATCCACAAATGCCACAGATTATGGAAAAGTTGCGAAAATTGAGCATGGACATGAAGAATTCAGGTGTTTCACATGATACGGAATTTGTTTTGCAAGATGTTGAAGAACAGGACAAGGAGTTGATCTTGTGTGGACATAGTGAGAAGTTGGCGGTAGTTTTAGGAATTTTGAACACTAATCCAGGGActcctctaagagtcataaagAACCTTAGAATTTGTGGGGACTGTCATGTCTTTATCAAATTTACCTCCAGCTTTGAAGGGAGAGAAATATATGTTAGAGACGCAAACCGTTTTCATCACTTCTATGAAGGTGTGTGCTCATGTGGAGATTATTGGTGA